The following nucleotide sequence is from Verrucomicrobiota bacterium.
TTGAAGCTAAAGCGGGCGATTTCGCCGAAACCGTATTAATGCCGGGTGATCCGTTGCGGGCCAAATTTATTGCCGAGACATTTCTGGACGATTTGAAAGAAGTGAATCGGGTTCGGAATATGTTTGGTTACACCGGCAGTTATAAGGGTAAGCAGGTTTCGGTGATGGGTAGCGGAATGGGAATTCCTTCCATTTCGATTTATGCGAAAGAGCTTTATACGGAGTATGGAGTGCAAAACTTAATTCGCGTGGGTAGTTGTGGTGCCGTCGACACGAAAGTTAAAGTGCGCGACATCATCATCGGGATGGGCGCCTGCACTGACTCGGGTGTGAATCGTGCGCGGTTCATGGGTTTTGATTTTGC
It contains:
- the deoD gene encoding purine-nucleoside phosphorylase, which codes for MPTPHIEAKAGDFAETVLMPGDPLRAKFIAETFLDDLKEVNRVRNMFGYTGSYKGKQVSVMGSGMGIPSISIYAKELYTEYGVQNLIRVGSCGAVDTKVKVRDIIIGMGACTDSGVNRARFMGFDFAAIADYKLLKNAVTAAEALGITPWVGNLFSADLFYTPIPELFDRMEAMRIYGVEMEAAGLYGVAAECGTSALAVCTVSDQIRTGEKISSEERQTTFTDMMKLTLESLLLD